A single genomic interval of Nonomuraea rubra harbors:
- a CDS encoding ABC transporter substrate-binding protein: MMSKVRGIALLALALSVTAVPANASAAACKDVPNRYNLPFSVCDDELFIFAANYKPFEATVEDEQGAATRVFDEIIGNKLRAAFPDVKIKYATWDYPVRYEDLKKAGVTPDLIIEDPKNRIDRDLEPMGWVGDLTADLQKAGIDLNTLNQAAVELTRSRSDGGIYGVPLFIDEHVLLYNKKIFDKFKVKYPSPGMTYDEAFKKAKQLTRDDGLDHYKGYMQHPDQYLDFNQAGLYPFLPTTSEQPAPEDVKVDISSDAWKTYVDNLYRFLEIPRNDFTTVTDFFKGDMSQPGHLAMAVDTLSRLNMYAGSELFIEDGDEAAFAEQAKSVDIGVSAIPVLKRGDKTIYQPNTRAAFVPPAAAHKDQALQLVKWMVSEEGQTELSSHGVKAVLQTDKVVQSFGKAIPELAKIDASALYWGENAAISNYQNTEYWDLPLWSVYRQHILRDGGTPEQALALSQQQDIPNYIKAQAAAGKDW, encoded by the coding sequence ATGATGAGCAAGGTCCGCGGGATCGCGCTGCTGGCGCTGGCCCTGTCCGTCACCGCCGTCCCCGCCAACGCTTCCGCCGCCGCTTGCAAGGACGTGCCGAACCGGTACAACCTGCCGTTCAGCGTCTGCGACGACGAGCTGTTCATCTTCGCCGCCAACTACAAGCCGTTCGAGGCGACCGTCGAGGACGAGCAGGGGGCCGCGACGAGGGTCTTCGACGAGATCATCGGCAACAAGCTGCGCGCGGCGTTCCCCGACGTCAAGATCAAGTACGCGACGTGGGACTACCCCGTGCGGTACGAGGACCTCAAGAAGGCCGGGGTCACCCCCGACCTCATCATCGAGGACCCGAAGAACCGCATCGACCGCGACCTGGAGCCGATGGGCTGGGTCGGCGACCTCACCGCCGACCTCCAGAAGGCGGGCATCGACCTGAACACGCTGAACCAGGCCGCCGTGGAGCTGACCAGGTCGCGCTCCGACGGCGGGATCTACGGCGTGCCGCTGTTCATCGACGAGCACGTGCTGCTCTACAACAAGAAGATCTTCGACAAGTTCAAGGTCAAGTACCCCTCGCCCGGGATGACCTACGACGAGGCGTTCAAGAAGGCCAAGCAGCTGACCAGGGACGACGGCCTGGATCACTACAAGGGCTACATGCAGCACCCCGACCAGTACCTGGACTTCAACCAGGCCGGGCTCTACCCGTTCCTGCCGACGACCAGCGAGCAGCCCGCGCCCGAGGACGTCAAGGTCGACATCAGCAGTGACGCCTGGAAGACGTACGTCGACAACCTGTACCGCTTCCTGGAGATCCCGCGCAACGACTTCACCACCGTCACCGACTTCTTCAAGGGCGACATGAGCCAGCCGGGCCACCTGGCCATGGCGGTCGACACGCTGTCGCGGCTCAACATGTACGCCGGCAGCGAGCTGTTCATCGAGGACGGCGACGAGGCGGCCTTCGCGGAGCAGGCCAAGAGCGTCGACATCGGCGTCAGCGCGATCCCGGTGCTCAAGAGGGGCGACAAGACGATCTACCAGCCGAACACGCGGGCCGCGTTCGTGCCGCCGGCTGCAGCGCACAAGGATCAGGCGCTGCAGCTGGTGAAGTGGATGGTCTCCGAGGAGGGTCAGACGGAGCTGTCCAGCCACGGCGTCAAGGCGGTCCTGCAGACCGACAAGGTCGTGCAGAGCTTCGGCAAGGCCATCCCCGAGCTGGCGAAGATCGACGCCTCGGCCCTCTACTGGGGCGAGAACGCCGCGATCTCGAACTACCAGAACACCGAGTACTGGGACCTGCCGCTGTGGTCGGTCTACCGCCAGCACATCCTGCGTGACGGCGGGACGCCCGAGCAGGCGCTGGCCCTGTCCCAGCAGCAGGACATCCCCAACTACATCAAGGCGCAGGCCGCCGCAGGGAAGGATTGGTAA
- a CDS encoding DUF5060 domain-containing protein codes for MERWGVHEIELTGPSDGNPFADVRLSARFQFRNRIVEADGFYDGDGVYRVRFMPDAVGPWSYTTVSNVTELDGHAGSFEVSPASEGNHGPVRASGTDFEYADGTPYLPFGTTTYHWTHDLDEERERQTLRTLAASPFNKLRMCVLPTGAMSPPEVPFAGQDPDGLDFTRFNPVFFRHLETRVRDLLDLGIEADIILFHPYDFGRRGIEDLGRETDHGYLRYVIARLAAYRNVWWSAANEYDFNQAKTVEDWDDILRTIARLDPYEHLRSIHNGTRMYEVATLYDFTKPWVTHQSIQHWDVTPTDEWLRTCLKPVVLDEICYEGNIGKRWGNITGEELVDRFWEGMARGGYVGHGESLAGFQERAWIGNGGGLYGESPARIAFLRQVMEARGDGVLLRYLGRRQAASVTVDLPDDGSAYEVELIDTWNMTITPVDGAHRKQVRVALPRRPYLALRMTRVAR; via the coding sequence GTGGAACGCTGGGGCGTCCACGAGATCGAGCTGACCGGGCCGTCCGACGGCAACCCCTTCGCTGACGTTCGTCTGTCGGCCCGGTTCCAGTTCCGCAATCGCATCGTCGAGGCCGACGGCTTCTACGACGGCGACGGCGTCTACCGCGTCCGGTTCATGCCGGACGCGGTGGGTCCGTGGAGCTACACCACCGTCAGTAATGTGACCGAGCTGGACGGCCACGCGGGCTCCTTCGAGGTGTCGCCCGCGTCCGAGGGCAACCACGGCCCTGTGCGCGCGTCCGGCACCGACTTCGAGTACGCCGACGGCACGCCGTACCTGCCGTTCGGCACCACGACCTACCACTGGACGCACGACCTGGACGAGGAGCGCGAGCGGCAGACGCTGCGGACGCTCGCCGCCTCCCCCTTCAACAAGCTGCGCATGTGCGTGCTGCCGACCGGCGCGATGTCGCCGCCCGAGGTGCCGTTCGCCGGGCAGGACCCGGACGGGCTGGACTTCACCCGGTTCAACCCGGTCTTCTTCCGCCACCTCGAGACCCGCGTCCGGGATCTGCTCGACCTGGGCATCGAGGCCGACATCATCCTGTTCCATCCGTACGACTTCGGCCGGCGCGGCATCGAGGACCTGGGCCGCGAGACCGACCACGGCTACCTCCGCTACGTCATCGCCCGCCTGGCCGCCTACCGCAACGTGTGGTGGTCGGCCGCCAACGAGTACGACTTCAACCAGGCCAAGACCGTCGAGGACTGGGACGACATCCTGCGGACGATCGCCCGGCTGGACCCGTACGAGCACCTGCGCTCGATCCACAACGGGACCCGCATGTACGAGGTCGCGACCCTGTACGACTTCACCAAGCCCTGGGTGACGCACCAGAGCATCCAGCACTGGGACGTCACCCCCACCGACGAGTGGCTGCGCACCTGCCTCAAACCGGTGGTGCTCGACGAGATCTGCTACGAGGGCAACATCGGCAAGCGCTGGGGCAACATCACCGGCGAGGAGCTGGTGGACCGGTTCTGGGAGGGCATGGCGCGCGGCGGCTACGTCGGCCACGGCGAGTCGCTGGCCGGCTTCCAGGAGCGGGCCTGGATCGGCAACGGCGGCGGCCTGTACGGGGAGAGCCCCGCCAGGATCGCCTTCCTGCGCCAGGTCATGGAGGCGCGCGGCGACGGCGTGCTGCTGCGGTACCTGGGGCGGCGGCAGGCGGCCTCCGTCACGGTGGACCTGCCCGACGACGGCTCCGCCTACGAGGTCGAGCTGATCGACACCTGGAACATGACGATCACCCCGGTGGACGGGGCGCACCGGAAGCAGGTGCGGGTGGCGCTGCCGCGCCGGCCGTACCTGGCGCTGCGGATGACGAGGGTTGCACGATGA
- a CDS encoding DUF5605 domain-containing protein, protein MIIDGMATTALAWHLQGANRRARTLATLQASPFDRVRMAALAGRCTLDSLEERVAELAGIGVTAELVLLHPDDGIADVAAAARYLEEVVPRLAQHPNVWWSLSADPSLLPGISEHDWVRLANLVAEEDPGHHPLSITVPAGSPLLWRRGFTHGSVTARSPRDAWVQTRDHHRPVAMDMCGYEGDAPDPWLSLTPQEVVTHAWDGAVRRRCVTHGEWYVDEDGLTWSQNGGTLVGEAVPRLGLLRQVLVAIPEEARYRDRDAPMLKVPGEFYLEFCGEHRFPQREYDVPEGRYEVEVIDTWGMTVTPHGVQEGPVVTVPLPGVVGQAIRLRRVP, encoded by the coding sequence ATGATCATCGATGGGATGGCGACGACCGCGCTCGCCTGGCACCTTCAGGGCGCCAACCGGCGCGCGCGGACGCTCGCCACGCTGCAGGCCTCCCCCTTCGACCGGGTACGGATGGCGGCGCTGGCCGGCCGGTGCACGCTCGACTCGCTGGAGGAACGGGTGGCGGAGCTGGCCGGGATCGGGGTGACCGCCGAGCTGGTGCTGCTGCACCCCGACGACGGCATCGCCGACGTGGCGGCCGCGGCGCGCTACCTGGAGGAGGTCGTCCCCCGCCTGGCGCAGCACCCGAACGTGTGGTGGTCGCTGTCGGCCGACCCCTCGCTCCTGCCCGGCATCTCCGAGCACGACTGGGTGCGGCTGGCGAACCTGGTGGCCGAGGAGGACCCCGGCCACCATCCGCTGTCCATCACCGTCCCGGCCGGCTCGCCACTGCTGTGGCGGCGCGGCTTCACGCACGGCAGCGTCACCGCGCGCAGCCCGCGCGACGCATGGGTCCAGACGCGCGACCACCACAGGCCGGTCGCCATGGACATGTGCGGCTACGAGGGCGACGCGCCCGACCCGTGGCTCAGCCTGACCCCGCAGGAGGTCGTGACCCACGCCTGGGACGGCGCCGTGCGGCGGCGATGCGTCACGCACGGGGAGTGGTACGTGGACGAGGACGGGCTGACCTGGTCGCAGAACGGCGGCACGCTCGTCGGCGAGGCGGTGCCGCGGCTGGGACTGCTGCGGCAGGTGCTCGTCGCGATCCCCGAGGAGGCGCGGTACCGGGACAGGGACGCGCCGATGCTGAAGGTGCCCGGGGAGTTCTACCTGGAGTTCTGCGGGGAGCATCGGTTCCCGCAGCGCGAGTACGACGTGCCGGAGGGGCGGTACGAGGTCGAGGTGATCGACACGTGGGGGATGACGGTGACGCCGCACGGGGTGCAGGAAGGGCCGGTGGTGACGGTGCCGCTGCCGGGGGTGGTCGGGCAGGCGATCCGGTTGCGGCGGGTGCCATGA